DNA sequence from the candidate division KSB1 bacterium genome:
TTCTTTCGAAGTCCGGCGGATCGCTGTTCAAGAGACCTATGACGCGTCTGTGGCCGCTGGCGACGATGGCGAGGCGGCAGCGCTGATTTTCGGGGCCTCCATTCAACAACTTGATATCGACGCGGCGGGATACCGCATCGAGCGCAGTTTCATAGGCATGATGGGTCATGCACTCGAACCCGTAATGCGCCCCCTGGGATTTGACTGGAAGATCAGCGCCGGGATTATTTCTGCGTTTGTGGCGCGGGAGGTGATCATTTCGGCCCTGGCAACCATCTACAGCGTTGGGGATTCGGATGAAAACAGCCCGATCCTGCGCGAGAAACTGAAGGCTGATAGGTATCCCGATGGAAGTCCCGTCTACACTCCACTGGTCGCGGCGAGCCTGCTCGTATTTTTTGTACTGGCTCTTCAGTGCATGAGTACGCTGGCCATAGCCCGCCGGGAAACCAATACCTGGAAATGGCCATTAAGTCAATTATTTGGAATGACAGCAATTGCTTATATTGTAGCTTTAATAGCTTTTCAGTTGTTGAAATAAAAAGATATGTTTAAACGGATAAAACGACTAATAAATAATGAATAGTACCCTACAAACTATATTTGTGATTATTACAGTGAGCTTTGCTGTTTTGTTTTTAGTGAAAAAATTCTTGTGGAAGCCAAAGAAAAGCGGTAGCAACTCTTGTGGAGAAGATGATTGCGGTTGTCATTAAACAAATTTAGTTTATTGTTGAAAGCAGTTAATTTTCTTATTATTAAAACAATCTCCAAACTTGTGCCACTAAAAATGTAATCACAAATCCCATAATTACAGGCAAAATTGAGGCAACCGTTGTCCATTTTACACTGTTGGTTTCCTTGTAAATGGTATAAATGGTTGTACTGCAAGGATTATGTAACAAACTGAATAACATTAAATTAACTGCTGTTAGTAAGGTCCAGCCACCTGCTTTTAAAATATCTCCCGTTGCATTTGCCGAATCCAATTCAAACATTACTCCTACACCCTCACCTCCAGGAATCCCACTTGCCATAACTGTTAACATTAAAATAGTTGGAATCACAATTTCATTTGCTGGAATAGCAACAATGTATGCCAGTAAAATAACACCGTTCATTCCTAAAAGAAAACCAAAACCATCCAAAGAATTAATCGTTAGAGTAGCTATGCTTTCGTTCCCTATATAAATATTTGAAATCAACCAAATAACAGCTCCTGCCGGTGCTGCAAAAAGTATAGCCCGCCATAAAACAATTATAGTTCTATCGATTAAAGAGGTATAAACAGTTTTCCAAAACCGTGGTGGACGATATGGTGGTAACTCTAAATTAAACGTGGAAACTTCTCCTTTTAAAACTGTTTTTGTTAATGCCCAAGACGTAAAAAACATGAAAAATATTCCTAAAATTGCAATACCAATAACTGCCGATAACGATGCAATTGCAGAAAAAGAAGCTGGAACTACAGCTCCAATAAAAATGGTAGCAATTAAAATTTGCGTTGGCCAACGACCATTACATAAAGAAAAATTATTAGTGATAATTGCGATTAATCGTTCTCTTGGGCTGTCAATTATTCGAGTTGCTACCACTCCAGCGGCATTACACCCGAAACCCATACTCATAGTTAACGCTTGTTTACCATGTGCTCCGGATTTTTTAAACATATAATCCAAATTAAATGCAACTCTAGGCAAATAACCAAAATCTTCGAGAAGTGTAAACATTGGAAAGAATATTGCCATTGGTGGTAACATTACAGCAATTACCCAGGCTACTGCAAGATAAACGCCATCAATTAAAAACCCATCTAACCACCAAGGCATTCCAATGCTTGAAGCTAAACCTTTTAGTGCTGGATGCATATTATCTAACAATAAATTCGCCAACATTGCCGAAGGATAATTAGCTCCAATAATAGTAAGCCAAAGAATCACACCCAAAATCATAAACATGATTGGGAAACCCCAAGTTTTACTGGTTACAATTTTATCTATTTTAGTATCTAAACGAAACCGTTTTTTTTCATTATCAATACTTACAGACCCATTTGCAATTTCAGAAGCATCAGCATAGATTCCTTCAGCAAGACCATCATGAAAATCGTCACCAATTTTCCAGCGTAAATCGCTTGATAAAGCTATTATATTGTCTATAGTATTTTTATTAACCATTTTGCTTTACTGTTATTTATCCTAATTTTATTTTTTATAATTTCTAAAGGTTTAGAATTAAAGTGAAAAATTATACCTTCTTTTTTTAGTTTTTCTAAAAGTAAGTTTGCAATTTCATTAAAACTCATTTCCTGGATTGCACACCGTGAGTATAAAATTGAGTTAGTAGCTTTGCTTGATATAATTATAAGCGCCCTACTGACCATATTACTGCATGCTTGCCTAAAAACGATCGAATCGGGAAACATAAGTGCAATTTTTATTCAGGTTATAGATTCAACCAATTTTTTTATTAAAATTATAACATTAAATATTTCAAACGTAAACCAATATTATCCTATGATACCCATTCTTCTAACGACGTTCATACCCGTAGTATTTTATATGGGAATATTCATCGTACTAGGTTTAATAGTAAAACCTATAACCCGATTTACAGGTTACGTATGCAAATTAATTTTCGAAAAAGAAAAATCACCATTTTTTCAACTTTCATTAATTTTGTCATTTCTTATTACCTTTATAAAAGCGTTATCACAATGGGAATGGTTTGTATATATTCTTAAAAATTAAAAGATTGTTGTCAAAATATATAATGCTCTGAAGTACATCCAATTGCATTAGGAAAATACTTAATTAGTGAAATCCAAAACGGATTAATTTATAACCAGATCTGATGAAGGGTAAAAACTGGCCAACTCCGAACATCTAAAAATTCTTAAACAAGGTGTAGAGGCCTGGAATAAGTGGCGGAAAGAAAATCCGGACATTATACCTGACCTAACAGGCGTAGACCTCATAGGAGCAAACCTCAATGATGCCAACCTAAGTAGAGCAAACCTTATACAAGTAGACCTCAAACAAGCAAACCTCTTTAGAGCAGACCTAACATATGCAAACCTCACAGAAGCAAAGCTCAACGAAGCAAACCTCAGACAGGCAAACCTCTTTAAAGCAGATCTCACACAAGCAAACCTCATTGGAGCAGTCCTCAATGGAGCAGACCTCAAAGGAGCAAACCTTAACGGAGCAAACCTCGAAGAAGCAAGTCTTTATGGAGCAAAACTCATAGGAGCGACCCTCATAGGATCAATCCTCGCAAAAACAATCCTCTTAGAAGCAGACCTCACAGAAGCGAACTTAAAACAAGCATGGCTATTCGAGACTATTTTTTCAAATGTCAATTTATCGAATGCAATAAATACAGATTCGTGTAAACATTTTGGCCCTAGCACTATAGATCATCGTACGTTAATAAAATCAGGCAATCTCCCGGTAAAATTCCTCCGTGGCTGCGGCTTGCCGGATTTCATCATTAAGAATATCAGCGTCTTGCGGGAAGACCCCATACAGTATTACTCCTGCTTTATCAGCTACTCAAGCAAAGACCAGGAGTTTGCGGAAAGACTCCATGCCGACCTACAGAATAAAGGGGTGAGGTGTTGGTATGCCCCGCATGATTTAAAAGGCGGTAAAAAGATTTATGACCAGATTAACCAGGCAATAAGAACTTACGACAAGCTTTTACTGATCCTTTCTAAAAACAGTATGAACAGCGATTGGGTTGCCCAAGAAATTAAAACAGCAAGAAAGCGGGAAAAGAAAGAAGACCGCAAGATGTTTTTTCCTATTACATTAGTTAATCATACTGCACTGGAAAAATGGGATTTATTCGATGCGGCAACCGTTACCAATCTCGCCGATGAAGTTCGCGAATATTATATTCCGGATTTCTCAAATTGGAAAGACCATGATTCCTACAAAAAATCATTTGAACGGCTTCTCCGGGATCTGAAAGGAGAATCTTGATCCACTCCCAGGATAAGCACGGAGAGACATAGTTGGAGTTTGAAAAAGTGGGTAGAGCCTGCCATACCATTATGTCCCACGTACCATGTGGGTGGAGAACATTTGAAAAAAATTAAGCCTTTAGTGTAGGAGAAATTATGTTTCTAAATGTAAAAAGTGTTTCTTATTTAGGGGGATACAAAATCAAATTAGAATTCAACGATGGTGTAATCAAAGATATTGATTTAAAAGATGAGTTATTTGGTGAAGTTTTTGAACCGTTGAAGGATGTTAATGTTTTTAAACAAGTGAAAGTGAATTCAGAAATCAATACAATCGAGTGGCCTAATGGAGCTGATTTTTCACCGGAATATTTGTATGAAATTGGAGAAGAAATAATAAGAACTGCTTACTAAGTCGTCTGTTTCATAACTTTGGTGACGTAATTTTGAAATGGGTTATAGAGGGGTAGTATCCAATAACCCCTCCTAACCTCTCCTTATCAAGGGGAGGAATTTCCCCTCCTTAACAAGGAGGGGTCAGGGGTGGTCAAATTATGACTTTTTTGATGTTGATAAGTGCAATTTTTATATGTTACTGTAGTTATGTTTTATATACTTAAATAGTGAATCATTAAAAATTATTAAACTAATTTTAGACAATAAACAATAGGCAACCCATGAAAATAAAAAGCTTTGCAGAAGGGAAATGGCATACCAGCGGTGAAAATGGCACCGAAGTATTTAATGCCGTTAATGGCGATAAAGTCGGGGAAGTGTCGAGCCAGGGATTGGATTTTAAATCGATGCTGGAGTATGCCCGTTCTGTTGGAGGGCCTAAATTACAGAAGATGACTTTTCATGAACGCGCCATCATGCTCAAAGAAATGGCAAAATATCTAATGGAAAGAAAGACTGAATTTTACGCCGTTTCAGCAGCTACAGGCGCAACAAAATTAGATTCATGGATCGACATCGAGGGCGGAATTGCGACTTTTTTCGTCTACTCAGGAAAAGGCCGCCGGGAACTGCCCAATGAGACATTCTATGTCGAAGGGGATTTGGAGCCGCTCTCGAAAAATGGCACATTTGTTGGCCGGCATATTTGTGTACCATTAAACGGTACTGCCGTCCATATCAACGCCTTCAATTTCCCATGTTGGGGCATGCTGGAAAAATTGGCGCCGACATTTTTGGCCGGAATGCCTGCGATTATTAAACCCGCCAGTCTCACCTGTTATCTGACCGAAAAGATGGTGCAGGCCATGATCGAATCGAAGATATTGCCTGAAGGAGCGCTGCAATTGATCTGCGGCAGCGTGGGTGATTTATTCGATCATTTAACCAGTCAGGATGTGGTTACCTTTACCGGCTCCGCAGTGACCGGTAGAAAGCTAAAGGCCCATACCTCGATCATCGAAGAATCGATCCGGTTTAATATGGAAGCGGATTCATTGAATTGCTCGATACTTGCGCCGGATGCCAATCCGGACACGGAAGAATTCAAACTGTTTATCAAAGAAGTTGCCAATGAAATGACCGTTAAAGCGGGACAGAAATGTACTGCCATCCGCCGGACAATTGTTCCTGATAACATGACTGAAGATGTGATCAAAGCATTGCAAGAGCGCTTATCTAAAATCAAAATTGGCGATCCTGCTATTGAAGGAGTCCGGATGGGGCCTTTAGCTGGAAAACCACAAGTGCTGGAAGTACATGAAAGAGTGGCTGAAATCAAAGGGGATTCCGAACTGGTTTTTGGATACGATCAACAAATGGAATTCATCGGCGGAAATATTGAGTTGGGCGCCTTCTCCCCCACTACCCTGCTATATTGTGAAGATCCATTTAACAAGACAACGCCGCATGATGTCGAAGCCTTCGGCCCGGTTAGTACGGTAATGCCATATGAGTCTTTGGATGATGCCATCCAGCTCGCGGCATTGGGGAAAGGAAGCCTGGTAGGTTCCTTGTTTACAGCCGATGATTCTGTGGCAAAAGATGTCGTCATGGGCCTGGCGCCTTACCATGGCAGGATCATGGTGATCAATAAAGAATGTGCCAAAGAATCTACCGGACATGGATCTCCCATGCCTCACTTAATCCATGGCGGTCCCGGACGCGCCGGCGGCGGTGAAGAAATGGGAGGCATCCGCAGTGTTCTGCATTACATGCAGCGAACCGCTCTGCAGGGCTCTCCTACTACTCTTACAAAAGTAAGTAATGAGTGGATGAAAGGCGCCGCTCAACCGCAAGACCGGATTCATCCATTCCGAAAATATTTTGAAGAACTGGAAATTGGTGAGACGCTGGTAACCCATCGCAGAACCATTACCGAAGGTGATATTGTCAATTTTGCCGGCATCAGCGGCGATTTCTTCTATGCCCACATGGATGCCATCGCGGCGAAGGAATCCCTGTTTAAAAAGAGAGTCGCTCATGGCTACTTTGTCCTTTCTGCTGCAGCCGGACTTTTTGTCCATCCCGCTCCCGGTCCGGTTCTGGCTAACTACGGCTTGGATAACCTGCGCTTCACTGAGCCAGTTTATATTGGCGATACGATTTATGTAAAACTGACCTGCAAGAGGAAAACAGTCAAACAAAAACGCGAAGAAGATGATATTCCACAGGGCATTGTCGAATGGGCTGTTGAAGTGCTCAACCAGGATGAGGTTACGGTTGCGGTGTATACAATTTTGACATTGGTGCAAAAGAAGGAATAAGAGAAAAGTAAAAAGTAAAATGAAATACATGGTCGTCATTGAGAAAGCGAAACGCAACTATAGTGCGTATGTCCCTGATTTGCCGGGCTGCGTTGCCGCAGCAGAAACTAAAAATGAAGTAATTGATCTTATCAAAGAAGCACTTCAATTTCATCTTGAATCTTTTACAAATGATGGCGAGCAAATTCCAGAACCGAATTCTTCAAGCACTTACATTGAAGTAACGTAAATTTATAAAAGGAGTCTCATGATTGAATCCGGATCAACTACTGTTCAAATCGATAAAGGCATCGGCACCCTTACTTTTTACCACCCCAAGAAAAATTCTCTCCCGGGTGACCTTCTCAAAAATACAGCCAATGAAATAAATAACC
Encoded proteins:
- a CDS encoding ferrous iron transporter B, with protein sequence GYLARAAFIMDRLMSKVGLHGKSFIPLLSSFACAIPGNMATRTIENRQDRFATILVAPLMSCSARLPIYTLFIAAFLPTGTLLGLFSYQGIAMFSMYLLGTVLSFFAAWVLSRFVFKGDSSFFAMELPPYRLPRLRQILWRMIDRSKAFFVRAGKIIFWMSILLWLMARYPSVELDPSFEVRRIAVQETYDASVAAGDDGEAAALIFGASIQQLDIDAAGYRIERSFIGMMGHALEPVMRPLGFDWKISAGIISAFVAREVIISALATIYSVGDSDENSPILREKLKADRYPDGSPVYTPLVAASLLVFFVLALQCMSTLAIARRETNTWKWPLSQLFGMTAIAYIVALIAFQLLK
- a CDS encoding FeoB-associated Cys-rich membrane protein, translated to MNSTLQTIFVIITVSFAVLFLVKKFLWKPKKSGSNSCGEDDCGCH
- a CDS encoding ferrous iron transporter B; the protein is MVNKNTIDNIIALSSDLRWKIGDDFHDGLAEGIYADASEIANGSVSIDNEKKRFRLDTKIDKIVTSKTWGFPIMFMILGVILWLTIIGANYPSAMLANLLLDNMHPALKGLASSIGMPWWLDGFLIDGVYLAVAWVIAVMLPPMAIFFPMFTLLEDFGYLPRVAFNLDYMFKKSGAHGKQALTMSMGFGCNAAGVVATRIIDSPRERLIAIITNNFSLCNGRWPTQILIATIFIGAVVPASFSAIASLSAVIGIAILGIFFMFFTSWALTKTVLKGEVSTFNLELPPYRPPRFWKTVYTSLIDRTIIVLWRAILFAAPAGAVIWLISNIYIGNESIATLTINSLDGFGFLLGMNGVILLAYIVAIPANEIVIPTILMLTVMASGIPGGEGVGVMFELDSANATGDILKAGGWTLLTAVNLMLFSLLHNPCSTTIYTIYKETNSVKWTTVASILPVIMGFVITFLVAQVWRLF
- a CDS encoding toll/interleukin-1 receptor domain-containing protein; translation: MPDFIIKNISVLREDPIQYYSCFISYSSKDQEFAERLHADLQNKGVRCWYAPHDLKGGKKIYDQINQAIRTYDKLLLILSKNSMNSDWVAQEIKTARKREKKEDRKMFFPITLVNHTALEKWDLFDAATVTNLADEVREYYIPDFSNWKDHDSYKKSFERLLRDLKGES
- a CDS encoding DUF2442 domain-containing protein: MFLNVKSVSYLGGYKIKLEFNDGVIKDIDLKDELFGEVFEPLKDVNVFKQVKVNSEINTIEWPNGADFSPEYLYEIGEEIIRTAY
- the paaZ gene encoding phenylacetic acid degradation bifunctional protein PaaZ; protein product: MKIKSFAEGKWHTSGENGTEVFNAVNGDKVGEVSSQGLDFKSMLEYARSVGGPKLQKMTFHERAIMLKEMAKYLMERKTEFYAVSAATGATKLDSWIDIEGGIATFFVYSGKGRRELPNETFYVEGDLEPLSKNGTFVGRHICVPLNGTAVHINAFNFPCWGMLEKLAPTFLAGMPAIIKPASLTCYLTEKMVQAMIESKILPEGALQLICGSVGDLFDHLTSQDVVTFTGSAVTGRKLKAHTSIIEESIRFNMEADSLNCSILAPDANPDTEEFKLFIKEVANEMTVKAGQKCTAIRRTIVPDNMTEDVIKALQERLSKIKIGDPAIEGVRMGPLAGKPQVLEVHERVAEIKGDSELVFGYDQQMEFIGGNIELGAFSPTTLLYCEDPFNKTTPHDVEAFGPVSTVMPYESLDDAIQLAALGKGSLVGSLFTADDSVAKDVVMGLAPYHGRIMVINKECAKESTGHGSPMPHLIHGGPGRAGGGEEMGGIRSVLHYMQRTALQGSPTTLTKVSNEWMKGAAQPQDRIHPFRKYFEELEIGETLVTHRRTITEGDIVNFAGISGDFFYAHMDAIAAKESLFKKRVAHGYFVLSAAAGLFVHPAPGPVLANYGLDNLRFTEPVYIGDTIYVKLTCKRKTVKQKREEDDIPQGIVEWAVEVLNQDEVTVAVYTILTLVQKKE
- a CDS encoding type II toxin-antitoxin system HicB family antitoxin, with amino-acid sequence MKYMVVIEKAKRNYSAYVPDLPGCVAAAETKNEVIDLIKEALQFHLESFTNDGEQIPEPNSSSTYIEVT